Below is a window of Candidatus Obscuribacterales bacterium DNA.
CCCGTGTCTTCAACACCACCGTTGCTAACACGCGTATTTCTTCTGGTTCACAAGACTTCTGATAACATTCCGGGCTGTGAGGAGCTTTCATTACGATACTGGATGAGGGGGGCGATCGCTCCATCCTAACCCAGAGAAAGCCAACAGTACTCAATTTCATCGGCTGGCTTCTGCTATTCCTGTACTGGTTCAACCTAGAATCGCATATTTGCAGTGCTTCATACTGTTACACCAGATGAATTCTTACCTCCTATTTCTCGCTGGTCGAGGTTGGGAGGTCTGGCGTTGGTTGGTATCTTTGGTGGCGCGATCGCCCTCTCCGCGCTGTTCAAATACAATGTCACCGTCAAGGCTCCAGCGGTGATTCGTCCTGAAGGGGATCTGCGAATTGTGGAGTCTGCCTCAACCGGAAAGGTGCAGCAGATTTTGGTGAAAGTCAACGATGAGGTTGAACAGGGAGATGAACTAGTCATCCTTGACGATGCAGAGCTGCGATCGCGTCAGCAGCACGTGCAAGCCGAACTCGATCAGCTTCAGCAACAACAGACCCACATAACCCAAGAACTGATTGCCCTCGAACAGCAAATTGAGGCGGAGCGTCAAGCAGGAGAAAGGGCGATCGCTGCCGCTCAGGCC
It encodes the following:
- a CDS encoding biotin/lipoyl-binding protein; the protein is MVGIFGGAIALSALFKYNVTVKAPAVIRPEGDLRIVESASTGKVQQILVKVNDEVEQGDELVILDDAELRSRQQHVQAELDQLQQQQTHITQELIALEQQIEAERQAGERAIAAAQAELDLHQQAYLDAQSTTAANVREAEAALQFAREEFNRFQQLADTGALADLQIAEKAAALETAQARLDRARGLLDPSPAAVAQAQA